In Bacillus sp. Cs-700, one genomic interval encodes:
- a CDS encoding HAMP domain-containing sensor histidine kinase has protein sequence MKRFRSRFLNAQFVILFLVFSILVVFIGNLFEGILFDNASEEALSNMWLILILSFTGAFFIIVYLSLRISNQLTKPLEGALNVANELASGNFKARTYEYKLDETGQLSHALNILARNLQNMTNSYEIQQNRLMTLIENMDSGLILIDSKGHINLVNRFYKETFHIKTEEYLDLLYYEALPYREIIRLVEETLLVEQTVRKQVELQVGIEMRHFDVSGAPILNHDEKLKGVVLVFHDITELKKLEQMRKDFVANVSHELKTPVTSLKGFAETLLDGAMENKAFRTRFLTIILNESDRLQSLIQDLLDLSKMEQKHFALNWQDVDLKEVIDDCLLMTKSKADKKSIEVDISYNGDLQIKGDANRLKQVFLNLIANSITYTPEGGSVTIFVNEEKDAVQFKISDNGIGIRQEELPRIFERFYRVDRARSRNSGGTGLGLAIVKHLVEAHQGQIAVNSQPGEGTTFVITLNKERQY, from the coding sequence ATGAAGCGGTTCCGCTCACGTTTTCTGAATGCTCAATTCGTTATTCTTTTTCTTGTCTTTTCAATCTTAGTTGTTTTCATTGGTAATTTATTTGAAGGAATTCTATTCGATAATGCTAGTGAAGAGGCTTTGTCAAATATGTGGCTAATCCTAATTCTTTCATTTACAGGAGCTTTTTTCATTATTGTTTACCTTAGTCTTCGCATCTCAAATCAGTTAACAAAACCTTTAGAAGGTGCATTGAATGTTGCCAATGAGCTTGCTTCTGGGAATTTTAAAGCACGAACTTATGAATATAAGCTGGATGAGACGGGGCAACTTAGTCACGCCTTAAATATTCTTGCTCGTAATTTACAGAACATGACCAATTCCTATGAAATTCAGCAAAATCGATTGATGACATTAATTGAAAATATGGATAGTGGCTTAATTCTGATTGATTCAAAAGGTCATATTAACCTTGTTAATCGCTTTTATAAAGAAACTTTTCATATCAAAACCGAAGAATACTTAGATTTGCTCTATTATGAAGCACTTCCGTATAGGGAAATCATTCGATTAGTGGAAGAGACGCTACTCGTTGAGCAAACCGTTCGAAAACAAGTTGAGTTGCAAGTTGGAATCGAAATGCGCCACTTTGACGTCTCAGGTGCGCCGATCCTTAATCACGATGAAAAGCTAAAAGGTGTTGTTCTTGTTTTCCACGATATCACAGAGTTAAAAAAGCTCGAGCAAATGAGAAAGGATTTTGTAGCAAACGTATCTCATGAGTTAAAAACGCCTGTCACTTCGTTGAAAGGCTTTGCAGAGACATTACTTGATGGAGCTATGGAAAACAAAGCCTTTCGCACTCGTTTTCTTACAATAATTTTAAATGAAAGTGACCGTCTTCAGAGCCTCATTCAGGATCTTCTCGACCTCTCAAAGATGGAACAAAAGCACTTTGCGTTAAATTGGCAGGATGTAGATTTAAAAGAAGTGATTGATGATTGCCTTTTAATGACAAAAAGTAAAGCAGATAAGAAAAGCATTGAAGTGGATATTAGCTATAATGGAGATCTTCAAATAAAAGGCGATGCAAACCGTTTAAAACAGGTGTTTCTTAATTTAATTGCCAATAGTATTACGTACACTCCAGAAGGAGGAAGCGTTACGATTTTCGTTAACGAGGAAAAAGATGCTGTTCAGTTCAAAATCTCGGATAATGGAATTGGAATACGACAAGAAGAGCTTCCCCGAATCTTTGAACGCTTTTACAGAGTAGATCGTGCAAGAAGTAGAAATTCTGGTGGGACGGGTCTTGGACTTGCTATTGTAAAACATCTCGTCGAAGCTCACCAGGGTCAGATCGCAGTTAACAGTCAACCTGGTGAAGGGACAACTTTTGTCATCACGTTAAATAAAGAGAGACAATATTAA
- a CDS encoding response regulator transcription factor produces MAQKILVVDDEMSILTLLQFNLEQAGYDVVTAEDGAEALKVVEAEKPNCIILDLMLPEMDGLEVCKELRQRHIHTPVLMLTAKDDEFDKVLGLELGADDYMTKPFSPREVVARVKAILRRVKQLEESKVANQMEESEKIQVGELEVYPNNYESFFQGEIMEVTPKEFELLVYLVRHKGRVLTREQLLSAVWNYDFVGDTRIVDVHVSHLREKIEQNTRKPEYIKTIRGLGYKLEEPSVK; encoded by the coding sequence ATGGCTCAAAAGATACTAGTTGTAGACGACGAAATGTCGATTTTAACATTGCTTCAATTTAATCTGGAACAAGCTGGTTATGATGTTGTGACGGCTGAAGATGGTGCAGAAGCATTGAAAGTAGTTGAGGCTGAGAAGCCAAATTGCATTATTCTTGATCTTATGCTACCTGAAATGGATGGGTTAGAGGTGTGTAAAGAATTGAGACAACGCCACATTCATACGCCTGTTTTAATGCTGACTGCCAAAGATGATGAATTTGATAAAGTACTTGGTCTCGAACTGGGTGCTGATGATTATATGACAAAGCCGTTTAGTCCTAGAGAAGTCGTTGCGCGTGTTAAGGCGATTCTTAGGCGGGTAAAACAGCTTGAAGAATCGAAAGTAGCTAACCAGATGGAAGAATCAGAGAAAATCCAGGTAGGTGAACTAGAGGTTTATCCAAATAATTACGAATCATTTTTCCAAGGGGAAATAATGGAGGTTACTCCTAAAGAATTTGAATTATTAGTGTATCTCGTACGTCATAAAGGTCGAGTTCTAACGAGAGAGCAGCTTTTGAGTGCGGTTTGGAATTATGATTTTGTTGGGGATACCCGGATTGTAGATGTGCACGTTAGTCATTTGAGAGAAAAAATTGAGCAAAATACGCGTAAACCTGAATACATTAAAACAATTAGAGGACTTGGCTATAAGTTAGAGGAGCCTTCTGTTAAATGA
- a CDS encoding MaoC/PaaZ C-terminal domain-containing protein, translated as MLLGKKRKLGRMIDEMSVGEKLEVTEKIEDRDLLLYLGLSNDNNPLFIQHDYASMTPFKKPIVPQIMLLAIVTGAISKYLPGPGSSIKKQEVIFENPVHHYETLHFQFEVMNVCTKEHEVEINVKGINESGEAILDGLFTVCPPYPAKPLTKSTSFENF; from the coding sequence ATGTTGCTAGGAAAAAAACGTAAACTAGGACGAATGATCGATGAAATGTCAGTAGGTGAAAAGCTTGAAGTGACGGAAAAAATAGAGGATCGGGACCTTCTTTTATATCTCGGGCTGTCAAATGACAATAATCCTCTTTTCATTCAGCATGATTATGCTTCGATGACACCTTTCAAAAAACCGATTGTCCCGCAAATTATGCTTCTTGCTATCGTAACAGGTGCTATATCTAAGTATTTGCCTGGACCTGGGAGTAGTATTAAAAAACAGGAAGTCATTTTCGAGAATCCCGTCCATCATTATGAGACGCTTCATTTTCAGTTTGAAGTTATGAATGTCTGTACAAAAGAACATGAAGTTGAAATAAACGTTAAGGGCATAAATGAATCAGGAGAAGCAATCTTAGACGGCTTGTTTACTGTCTGCCCCCCATATCCTGCAAAACCATTAACAAAGTCAACATCCTTTGAGAATTTTTAG
- the mdh gene encoding malate dehydrogenase produces MTVKRKKVSVIGAGFTGATTAFLLAQKELADVVLVDIPNQEGPTKGKALDMFEASPVQGFDSKITGTSNYEDTAGSDIVVITAGIARKPGMSRDDLVNTNAKIMKSVTQDIVKYSPETTIVVLTNPVDAMTYTVFKESGLPKNRVIGQSGILDSARFRSFIAEELNLSVKDITGFVLGGHGDDMVPLVRYSFAGGIPLQSLISEERLAEIVERTRKGGGEIVSLLGNGSAYYAPAASLVEMVEAILKDQRRVLPTIAYLEGEYGYDGLYLGVPTILGGGGIEEIIELDLTNEEKKELDKSADSVRKVMTVLG; encoded by the coding sequence ATGACAGTGAAACGTAAAAAAGTTTCCGTAATTGGTGCAGGTTTTACTGGGGCAACAACTGCTTTTCTTTTAGCTCAAAAAGAACTTGCTGACGTTGTACTCGTTGATATCCCAAATCAGGAGGGCCCAACAAAAGGGAAAGCACTTGACATGTTTGAAGCAAGCCCTGTTCAGGGTTTTGATTCTAAAATCACCGGTACATCAAATTATGAAGATACAGCAGGTTCAGATATTGTTGTGATTACAGCTGGTATTGCTAGAAAGCCAGGAATGAGCCGGGACGATCTTGTGAATACAAATGCGAAAATCATGAAAAGTGTGACTCAGGATATTGTGAAATATTCTCCTGAAACGACCATTGTTGTGTTAACGAATCCTGTTGATGCCATGACGTATACGGTGTTTAAGGAGTCTGGGCTTCCTAAAAATCGCGTAATTGGTCAGTCAGGAATTCTGGATTCTGCCCGATTCCGTTCATTTATTGCTGAAGAGTTGAACCTTTCTGTTAAAGATATTACAGGATTCGTCCTCGGTGGGCATGGTGATGATATGGTTCCACTTGTTCGCTATTCGTTTGCAGGTGGCATTCCACTTCAGAGCCTTATTTCTGAAGAGCGCCTTGCTGAAATTGTGGAACGAACCCGCAAAGGTGGCGGCGAAATTGTAAGTCTTCTAGGAAATGGTAGTGCATACTATGCTCCTGCTGCATCACTTGTTGAGATGGTAGAGGCAATCCTTAAAGACCAGCGTCGTGTTCTTCCAACAATCGCCTATCTCGAAGGCGAGTATGGTTATGACGGGCTTTACCTCGGTGTACCGACAATTCTTGGCGGTGGCGGTATTGAAGAAATCATTGAACTTGATTTAACAAATGAAGAGAAGAAAGAGCTAGATAAATCAGCTGATTCCGTTCGTAAAGTAATGACGGTATTAGGTTAA
- the icd gene encoding NADP-dependent isocitrate dehydrogenase, translated as MANGEKITVNNGVLNVPDHAIIPYIEGDGTGPDIWAAASKVLEGAVDKAYGGKKKIVWKEVYAGQKAFDKTGEWLPADTLDAIREYIIAIKGPLTTPVGGGIRSLNVALRQELDLFTCLRPVRYFKGVPSPVKRPEDTDMVIFRENTEDIYAGIEFQKGTDEVKKIISFLQDEMGAKNIRFPETSGIGIKPVSEEGTKRLVRAAIQYALDEGRKNVTLVHKGNIMKFTEGAFKNWGYEVAEQEFGDKVFTWSEYDRIVEEKGKDAANEAQSKAESEGKLIVKDAIADIFLQQILTRPAEFDVVATMNLNGDYVSDALAAQVGGIGIAPGANINYETGHAIFEATHGTAPKYAGLDKVNPSSVILSGVLMLEHIGWNEAAKLVLDSMEKTIANKVVTYDFARLMDGATEVKTSEFGDELINNMD; from the coding sequence ATGGCTAATGGAGAGAAGATTACCGTAAATAATGGTGTACTAAACGTTCCAGATCATGCAATTATTCCATACATTGAGGGCGACGGAACGGGACCTGATATTTGGGCGGCCGCTTCGAAAGTATTAGAAGGCGCAGTTGATAAAGCTTATGGTGGTAAGAAAAAAATCGTATGGAAAGAAGTATATGCAGGTCAGAAAGCATTTGATAAAACAGGTGAATGGCTACCGGCAGATACGCTTGATGCGATTCGTGAATACATAATTGCAATCAAAGGACCACTCACTACACCAGTTGGAGGAGGCATTCGTTCGCTGAATGTTGCCCTACGTCAAGAGCTTGATTTATTTACTTGTCTTCGTCCAGTCCGTTATTTTAAAGGGGTTCCTTCACCTGTAAAGCGTCCTGAGGATACCGATATGGTTATTTTTCGCGAAAATACAGAAGATATTTATGCAGGAATTGAATTCCAAAAGGGTACTGATGAAGTGAAGAAAATCATTTCTTTCCTTCAAGATGAAATGGGGGCAAAAAATATCCGCTTCCCTGAAACGTCTGGTATTGGAATTAAGCCTGTTTCAGAAGAAGGTACTAAGCGCTTGGTTCGTGCAGCTATTCAGTACGCACTTGATGAGGGGCGCAAAAATGTAACGCTCGTTCATAAAGGGAATATTATGAAATTTACCGAAGGAGCTTTCAAAAACTGGGGTTATGAAGTAGCGGAGCAAGAATTTGGCGACAAGGTTTTCACTTGGTCTGAGTACGATCGCATCGTTGAAGAAAAAGGAAAAGATGCTGCGAATGAAGCGCAGTCCAAGGCAGAAAGCGAAGGCAAGCTAATTGTTAAAGATGCCATTGCCGATATCTTCTTGCAACAAATTCTAACTCGTCCAGCCGAATTTGATGTAGTTGCTACAATGAACTTGAACGGTGACTATGTTTCTGATGCCCTAGCAGCTCAGGTTGGTGGAATTGGAATCGCTCCTGGAGCAAACATTAACTACGAAACTGGACACGCTATTTTTGAAGCAACACATGGAACGGCTCCAAAATACGCTGGTCTTGATAAAGTAAATCCTTCCTCCGTTATTCTTTCAGGAGTCCTTATGCTCGAGCATATCGGATGGAATGAAGCGGCGAAGCTTGTACTCGATTCTATGGAAAAAACAATTGCGAATAAAGTTGTCACTTATGACTTCGCACGTCTTATGGACGGCGCAACGGAAGTGAAAACATCAGAATTTGGTGATGAGCTCATCAATAATATGGACTAA